The window CCAAAATTCTATACGTTTGTGTATGAGaggtgatattagtaccatatTTGATGAATGTATCACAATGCATACGATTGTGTATGAGaggtgatattagtaccatatTTGATGAATGTATCACAATGCACAAGTTTTACCGCTAACAGTACAAGTCAGTAATACATGAGTgtgatatattttattaaaagtaatggtacaaatatcacatTCCACTGTGTATTGTCTATAGATAGAGATACACTCTTATATCCGTATTATGCACACAAATTAGCGTTTAGTGCATAAACAAAAGTGAAAATATGAAGGATGCACGATCTACACTAAGAAAGTAAAAATGATGTGAAAAAAAGGGGTGTGTCAActtctataaataaatttattaaaagttcAGATGATATAAAGGGATATTGGACCATACTtctttttattgttgttgataagAAAATGGTTAGCTTTATTTCATTTGATGCGCACATGATTTAGCCTGTCATCACATTAGCTAGAATGTCGAATTAACACGCAATCCGTttaaacaattttgttgtttatgGATAGCAAACGagttgtaaatttgtaaataCTTTGTAATCGCGATCTAAGTtaaaatttcttgttttttcaCTAAAAAATGAATGTTCACTTTGTGACTCTTTTTTAGTTCCATGAAATTTTTTAGTAAGGTTAAACGAGTTCTAATCCATCActccaattttttattttattttatataccaATTCACGAAATTTATATGCAAAACACTATGTCcacataaataagaaaattttattttgagtaTCAGCCATGGCTATAAACTTTGTAAAATCTTGATCATACATGGTCAAATAATATgttaaaacttatataaagtttcctattttcttataaaaagaGGCATATCAATATGGAGCCCACCAATATTCTATATATACCTATACAACCCCTTGCATTTTTTCCAACATTCAAACAAACGTTACAAAGGTGTTCATTTTTTATGTTCTTGAGATAGAGGAAGATATggagacaacaaatggaagttCGGATTCGGCATTGCAAAAGATGAATACGCTGGAGAACGGGGAGGAGACGACGGAGCAGAAGACCATGATGAAAATATGGATAGCAGTCGACGAGAGTGATGGGAGTTTCTATGCTCTTGAATGGGCTCTTCAACATCTTTTCCTCCAACATGACGCCACAAATGCCAATAAGGAGCCCCCTTTCACGGTTACAGTGGTTCACGTCCAACCTCCCTTTCAACCAACTTACACTGCCCTCCCCGTTGGTCCTGGTACGTTAATTGTACTAATCTTTTCAAGGTTATGCATACTCGAAGTGTTATTCTTTCATTAATAGAATAACACTAAATATCGTCTCCTTAATCGGGTCATTACAATATGTTATTCTTTCATTAATAGAACAATCATTGACAAATGACAAGTAGCAACTCTAACGCTATGTTCTTGAGTCTATTTTTTtaagagaagaaaagaaatgatatgaTAAGAAGAGATAAGATTTgatccttccaaatcatcccaatAATGGGAGaaagattttttaaacaaaaacaactaaaacttcctttcaaatcattttaattcattTCCTTTctccctttaaaaaaaactcaggAATTCAACTTGTTCTAAAATCACTTGGATTCTTTTCCCcctttaaaaaaactcaagaacatagtgtaaatactcaaaagaaaaaagaataactCTGGCCCACCAACTATTCTCAGGACCAACATGAGAGAAAGTAAATCACGTAACACTATGATTGAAGAGACATGAGACATGCCCCTAAGCTTTACTTTTATATGTGACATATCCCCATAAATAAATACTGTAAAAACCACGTGGTTGGAGAATGAGGAAACATGGAGATTGTTAATTTATATGCAACTTTTGTACATTAGGAATGCATCTATGTAGTTtttgagtgttttttttttcctatacaATATATCATTCCAACTAGAGACCATCTATATTACCTATCAATGCACTAGTTTTTGAGTGTTGACAAATCTTACCTTTTATTTGCCACAGTACTATTTGCAACATCTGGGATGAAAGAATCGGTGGCGAAAGCAGAGGAAGAAAGTGCTGCTAAAATCCTTGCCCGTGCCTCAGAGTTATGCGACCAACACAAGGTTACTCCTATTTTTGTCTTAAACCTTAAGTCGGATGTCAAAATTCTCTTTTGTTTTTTCACCACCAACTGCTTAGTTCACATTTTTCCCATTCGAGACTTGAACAATTGATGATATTTTAGGGAAAAACCAACCCCCCATGAAAATCACATGTGTAAACACAAAATCATCCCCCCTCACAAACTCCTGGAAGTAGGTTGCTGCTAGAAGCATAGTTGTTAACCCGatattttatatagaaataatTATCAATATTTGTAACAGATAAAAGCGGAGTATCTGGTGTTAAAAGGGAACCCAAAGGAAATACTGATTGAAGCTGTAGAGCAAATGGATGTTGATCTTCTGGTTGTTGGCAGCAGGGGCCTTGGTCAGATCAAGAGGTAATTTGAGTTATAATGAAAATCTTTAATTATCACTTAATTACGTTGACAACAATCAATATTAGTACAAGACTAATTGTCTAGTGGCAATGAACGTATTTAATTACAGGGCTGTGCTTGGAAGCATAAGTGATCACTGTGCACATCATGCAAAATGTCCTGTCCTCATTGTTCGTCCCCAGAAGGCATCACAAAACTAAATCTCGACAACTGCTTGTGACCAACGGGTCGTATAAGCAAGTTTGATGATCATTATGTTATAATATTATGTGTTGTAAACCACGTATAGCGTTGTGGTTGTATATGTGTGCTTTGTAATCATGTTGTTGTCGAGTTTATGTATCTTGTAAACGAGTTGATATGTTcaaatatttgaattttaagTTAATGGTAACGTAAATTATTCATAGTATATGAGTATATGTCTGATGTCATGTCTCTTAGATTGTGAATCCTGTTTTGCTTACCCATGGCAAGTAAGCATGATGAGGCCAGTTCTTATAAATAGCTTTCATAATCGTGAcataacaagaaaaagaaagtagACTCTTGCAGATAACACAAATAACAAATAAGCCCGGcccataaaaacaaaaatgtaaaaCTTATCTAGGATTTACAGGGAGAAAGGGAACATGAGCATATAACTACAATACTTATATACTCCCCCAGTTCCATACAACATTGTAACTTCACAGAAGAATCTGTTTGTTGACATCTACTTTAGATAGAAACAAgctgatttttttattttttgaacgacaAAATACATTACCGtcgtatttatatttattttttgaacgacaAAATACATTACCACAATCACACTTTGAGAAACATTAGCTAAATATTTGATAATCTAAGTGAAATCTGATCAGAGTGACATGGTTGCTCTGGAAGATGAACTcgaacaacaaattttgagaaaGCAATTAGCAGTTCTCATGAGAGATCGGATAAGACTAGCTACACAATCACACTCATATTTCATcttcctatatatatgtatcttttgTTGTTTCCCCTCTTCAAGATCATTTGCTCCATAGCATCAGCAATTGCATTGAACCACCTTGGTCTTCGAGTTGTCAACATTAGATATCCAATTACCAATCCAAATAGGGTCCCACATCCATATCCCAACATCACC is drawn from Erigeron canadensis isolate Cc75 chromosome 9, C_canadensis_v1, whole genome shotgun sequence and contains these coding sequences:
- the LOC122582288 gene encoding universal stress protein YxiE-like, which gives rise to METTNGSSDSALQKMNTLENGEETTEQKTMMKIWIAVDESDGSFYALEWALQHLFLQHDATNANKEPPFTVTVVHVQPPFQPTYTALPVGPVLFATSGMKESVAKAEEESAAKILARASELCDQHKIKAEYLVLKGNPKEILIEAVEQMDVDLLVVGSRGLGQIKRAVLGSISDHCAHHAKCPVLIVRPQKASQN